From the genome of Salvia splendens isolate huo1 chromosome 7, SspV2, whole genome shotgun sequence:
CTGAGATGGACACCGAGGCCGTTTTCGCCCGAGCTGATCATCTCATGCAGCTTCTTCAGAGGTTTTTAGCATGCAGGCCAATAGGTAATATACTATATGTATATAAGGGCAAATAAATCACGAAAGATGATCaaattttagtctgtcccacactTTTCAAAATCTGAAAAGTAATAACGAAAGACCAAAATTTTGCAATTATCCAATCCTTCCATTTTCTCAGCAAATTGCGCGCTGATGTGCCTGTCGGTTTAAAACACGTGGACAAAACGTCGTTTCAAACTTAATTAGACGTTGTCGTTTGGTTTTAAACCGGTTGCCACATCAGCACGTAATAGCTGGAAAAGGGAATGATGGGGTCAGAATTTGAAGTTTGAACAGCTTTAGTAATTTTATTTGGTAATTTATCCTACAGATAAATATGTGATTTAGCAATCATTCTTGAGTTAATGCTCAAAATTTGGTGTTGTAGGTGCTGCTAAGCATAACAGAATTGTGGTGGTGGCACTCTACCCCATTCTGAAAGAAAGCTTCCAAATCTACCATTGCATAACCGAAATACTAGCGACCTTGATAGAGCGTTTTATGCAGCTGGACGTACCCGACATGATGCAAGTCCACGACATCTTCTCGCACGTCTCCAAGCAGTACGACGAGCTTGATGGCTTCTACAGCTGGTGCAAGAACGTCGGGATCATGCGTTTCCATGAGTATCCCAACGTGGGGAAAATCTCCCAGCCAAAACTCGACATAATGGACGACTTCATCCACCACAAGTCATCCACGCTGCACAGCAGGAAGGCCATCGAGCCACAGCAAGCAGCGCTCGCTCTCGCTGAAGAAGCCTGGATAGAGGAGCCTCAGAAGTTGCTGTCACCAATCAAGGAAGAAACAGCAGATGATTTAAAGATGACTCCTGCACCGCAGCTACATAAGAAAACTCGAGAAGAAGGTGATCTGCTGAACCTGTACGACAACACACCAACTGCACAGGATCTCGGGGATCAACTGGCTTTAGCTCTGTTTGATGGCTATCCGGACACAACTCCTTCCACAAGCACAAGTTCGCCATGGGAAGCCTTCAACGAACCAGAATCAGGGGATTGGGAGATGGCCTTAGTTCAGTCCGCTAGCCATTTGTCAAACCAGAAGCCGTCTCTCCCTCAAGGCTTCGATCCATTGATTTTTAATGGCATGTACCAATATGGGGGAATGCAAGCTTCCTCGGGTTTCTATGCCAACGGAAGTGCTAGCAGCTTGGCTGGGAGACCAGCCACACTGGCATTGCCGGCACCACATTCACCTGCTAACTATGGACCTAATGCTTTCTCACTGAACAACGACCCCTTCGCAGCTTCTCTTGCCATTGCACCACCTGCCTACGTACAAATGTTGGAGATGGAGCAGAAGCAGATGCTATTAGTACAAGAGCAGCTGTTGTGGCAGCAGTATACAAGAGACGGGATGCACGGACAAATGGGATTAGCGAATTTGCAACAACAGAGTCCGTATCAATACATTCCAAACGCGTACGCAGCAGCGCACTGAGATTGTTTTGCGAGAGAGAGATGAAGTGAAGGGACAGCCTTTGAGATTATGAAGAGAAAATCTGCAACAAGTGATGTTTTTTGCGAGTATCTAATACAAGTTAGATAAGAATCACCACCAGCACAAAACTGCTTCAAGTTCAAGACACTGTTGGAAGATATTAACTTgtttcttttcctataaaggGAAACAAGATTGTGTTTTGATGGTTTCTAGTTTTCAATTTTAGCTTCTTTTGCATAACTTTTTCTCACGTTTTGTCAATTTGAGTAACAAGTAAATCAGCTGCAAACACTAAACCTAATTATGCAAGCATGATCATATACCAATACTTCCTACAACTATTGAGTATCAATCGAGAAGCGTTGCTATTGCAGAAAATTGAACCAGACCTTAGGGCTTAAGAAGAGAGGTAGCGGTGTTGATCGGAAATCATAGCTTTACATAACCGCAGCCATGGCATCTCGAAATTCATCACATAACTTCAAAACATCTCTGTGAGGACTTTCATCAAACAGGTTGCACGCTATTAATTGTTAGCTTATAGGAACGAGCTGAAATTTTTTTCGGAGCAAGAGAATTGGATTGACAGGATTTCTTTGGCATCAACGCGTCGTGAATCAAATCTACATCTAGGAAATTCTATCATAATTTTTCAAAGTGATTTCACTTTTTTCGCTAGAAAGAGTGAATTTAATGAAACAGGCCCACTGACTTCTAGCAAGAGCAAAGCCCATCATCATTTGGAGAAGGGGAAATAGGAAAGAATACAAGGAGAGGTATGCAGCGGGAAATTTCAGCTGAAGAGTAAAAACGAGAAGCGTTGCCGCCTCAGCCGCTAACTATTAGCTATCGATTGCTGCTGTTTTCTTCTCTGCACCTCACGATTTCTGTTTCGTCGGagtttttatttcttaaaaagtTAATGTGTAAAACCGCCGGCGTCGAAATTTGGAGTGAATTCGTCAGCTTCAGCTTGTGAAGATGGAAGAATTGTTAAACAACAAGACATTCGCGCTGCACGCCGCCGCAGCGGCGGCGTCCGTGTCCCTAGGCACGGCCGTGACATGCCCGCTGGATACTCTCAAAGTCTTGGTCCAGGTTTCAAATATGTAAATTTGATCTCTCATTGATATCCATGGACGATCGATCGAACTTCGTCATTATTTATTCTAGGTATTTGTGTGATGAATTGAACACAGGTTGGCTCCACCGGTAAGAGGCCGTTAGCTGCACCTGATGTTTATCACAGAGTGCGAGTTTTACCGGGATATTCAGGTCAATTCTTTACTCTTCAAATATTCAGTTTGTGAATGGAGCAATTTCGAGGAGTTTAATTGTACAAAGAGAGCAAAATTTGTAGAGAATTTAACTACTCCACTTGGTAACATTAGGATTTAGGAAATGTGGGAATTATCAGCTTCAGATATTTATGGATTGTCAAGAACATGCATGACTATCTATTTGAGGTGAACTTGATATGATTAATGATCAAGCACCTtccatgtttatattttttaactGGTCCTATTAATTATCTTTTCTCGTTCGATCCTGTAGTGTTGTTTTCTGGTTCATTGCATCTTTTCTCCTCAACTGTGGTTTATACATAGCTTTCACATGTATGCAATTCAGTTCTGCGCCATCATACCTTTTTCTTTCATGTTTATTTTAGGTTGGTACAGTGGCGTTGGGTGGCTGTCTTTGGGAAGAACGCTAGGTCTCGGTGTTCGCTTTGGTGTTTATGAGATTTTGACCGCATTCTACAAAGGTAACTTCAAAATTTCTGCATCTCTTTTGGTGTTTATTCATTCTTCCATATTAGAGATGATATTTTGATCACCCCAATCTTTCCTCACCAGATGGTCGTGAGGATGATCATTTACTTCTCTCTGAGGCTCTACTGGCAGGATTTGCTTCTGGAACAGTCGAATCACTGATAAGCTCTCCATTTGAAATGATCAAAGTTCGTGCTCAGGTTGCTTCTGCTTCTGGCAATATGCCCCCGCCACCCATTGTTGAAAAGAGTGCTGTTCCTCCTCTAGTTTCGAGATTGCTTCCCAGATATTCCCTGGATATGAATGTGATGAGCAAATCCATAGGCCTTTTGTCCACCTTGACCAATAGAAATGGAAACATATTGCATTCCTTGAAAGAATACCCATGGATGATGACAGGATCTGGGAAACCACCTCCCGTTAGCAATGTTCGCTCGAACTCTATCAGAAATTGTTTCTCTGGAAGGATGGATGGCTCTCTGGAGAGGTTATAGATCTGGTATAGTGAGAGATTCCATTTTTGGTGGCTTATTTTTAGGGAGCTGGCAATTTTTACACCAAGTCATGATCAACTGGAAAGCTGTGAATATGGATCCTATGCCAAGGTTTATATTCATCCTTTTTCTGGTTTCCCATTATACATGTCCTCTTTGAGTCTGCATATTACGCAAATAAAGAATTATTCTATCACTTCATCAGCAATTCCGAGGAAAATATGAACACTGTAGTCATATTCTTAAGAGATATGAAACTTAAAAGTCTTCCCATTTTTTCTGTTAATACTCAGCATTTAAAAAGCTTCTGATTTAATGATCTGTCTCTTTGTGAATTTTCCTTAAGCAAGAACTTAGCTCCTGTTATAGACTATAGTGGTAAATTGTAAATTTTGTAGGATATAACTAGAATTATGCCTAAGTGATCTGtttattctctttttccttGATTTACAAAACATTTTTCAGGTATGACAGTGAAGTTGGTCCATTGTCTCCAGTAGCTGTTAGTCTTTCAGCTGGAGTTTTCGGTGCCTTTGCTGCAGCTGTTTCACATGGTTTTGACACCACAAGAAGTCGATCACAAGTGCACTATTTTACATAAGGTATAGTGTTTATCGGCCCGAAGAGAGGTTTAGTCTAATATCGATTTCAGAAATGAATTCCACTTCATATTTTCAATATTTCTATTTGGATCTGTGTTAGCATTTCACATTGCATACCTGGTTGGTGTTTTGATATCACTGAATGTTAATATGTGGGCCATGTGCGCACGTGTCAAATTTGTAGACTGAATTAGCTGAGCTGTAAAAAATATGCCAGCCAAACCTTACAAATAAGCCTCCAGCATTTTGAACCACTATTTTCTATAGCACTGTTGATTTAGTATCCAACACCTTGTTCTCAGCTCAGAAGTATTCTATTCCCCAGCCTCGTTGGTTTGGTGAGGGGGTATATTTAAGCACCCTTCCTAATATATTTGAACTAAAATTGATATGTTATAAGAATATATTTCCCTATTGTATCGGTATCTGTTATCAAGAAATGCATTTCTAtataaaaatccaaaagatgTTTCTGTAGCTACTAACTCTGTAATAAGAAGACCTTTCTGAAAATGCTGGATCTAATTTTTTCTCGATTTTTTCCCTTGTGTGagtttataatttcaaaatttccgtTGGCAGTACTTATCCTTGGAGAGGAAATTTTTGAAGTGGCGTAAGTCAGGGAATAGAGTTGAGAGGCTCACTGGAATCCACCCTGCTGACAGAAATTTACTGCTGAATGGCATAGGACTACGGATGGCCCGTTCTGGACTCGCATCATCTGTCATCGTTGGAAGCTACTATTTCGCTATCAATCACCTGGTGTCTAGTTAAAGAGTCCTTTATTTGCAAGATTCAACTTAAAAACCGTTTATTGAAAATTAGGACTTGGGTTAACATACAAAAGAAGAAATTCCTTGAATGCTTCTTAGTGCAACCAGACACAGAGCTTATCTCCCTTGGAATAACAAGGCTGCTACAGAGTTTATACCCCTTCGTAACGTCAGGTTCATACATCCTTTTCACTGGATACAATCTTATCTTTATTGCTTTTGTCCCATTACATGTGACAACAATCCAAGTTACTAGTGAACTCTGCTTATATTTAAGTTGAGGGCTCCTTGTATATGCTGTATAATCCCATCTAGTCTACATGCTTACATTGAAGATGTATTTAGTCGTAGCATATGTAATTATTAGTCAGCATATTCATTAATTACGCTGGTAAACAACCGGGCATAATCGATAAACTAGAAAAGTTGTGGGGAATATGTATCCATTCAAGTTTTGGAAATGTTTGATGGTTACAGAAATGGACCCATTACATCACTTGAGTTTTTTCCAAGTTTGTGCTATTAGTGGCACCTCCACTTTGCATCTCATGAATGCCTTCTTCTCCTTTTAACACCATTCATTTGTACTTTTAATCTGAAGTAGTTTCTGTTTGACTCAGTTTAAGCCTCCTAGTTTGACCTCAGATATTCATTTGTACTTTTAATCTGAAGTAGTTTCTGTTTGACTCAGTTTAAGCCTCCTAGTTTGACCTCAGATGTTTAAAGCCGATGAATAGCTTTCGTATAGAGCAATGATTCTATACTATGTGGAGTTTTGTATGTGCTTGATGTTTGTCTGTTTGATTGTTTTCATGGCCTTGGAATCATCACACCTACTTGGTTAAACATGAGAGGTTTGGTTTGTGGTTGATGTCAAGGGCTTGTTGTCTTTCCCCTTTTGGTGTCTTTGTCAATAAAACTCAAAAACTTTGTGATCAAGTTGAGTTTGGGCATGTCTTGTGCAATCATATATTATTGCTTTTAATTTCATTTGGTCCTTTTCAAGCAAAGTTCTAACCATGAAGCTTGTACATTGGGACTTGCCTTTGTACACGATTAATtgctatctctctctctctctgagaTGCATGTGCATTTTGTTTCTACCATATGAAGTCTAATGTGGGGGAGATGATTACTAAGCTAACTTAGAAATGATACATACATGAACTTGTATTATGTTTCTTTTTTcacaagtttctctctcatccTAAGATGAATATATTGACATCCTAAGCATGAAATATTTGTTTATAGTAGTGAACATCAATTTAAGACTTGGGCTTCAACTTTTGTATACTTAGTATATAATAAGATAGTGATATTTATACCCTATATGTTTTCCAATTGCAGTGAGGTGTATTAGATTGTTGTGAAAGCAACTTATTATTTTTGGAAAGTGGTTTAATTTAAATGTGTATGGCTCTTTAGTTCTTACTAATGTTTTATATCAGGTTACAAATATTAGGAATATAATGGGTAAACTAACTTTTGTTAAAGAACACTCTTTAATAGAAATAAATTGTTGTTTAATTGAATAGAGTTCCGATTTCGTGGGAATATGCTTCACTCTTATTAACGGcttaaatagtagtaaaatgagacattttccctgtttgattttttccatttgattttttttggaatGTTATAAAAGTGAGTGTGATCGCATCAGAAATGACAGAATGCTTCCCTAAGCAGCCAccgaataaaatatataattaaaaaaagaatttgTACACCTTAAGTTTGTGGTACAAGACTAGAACCAAATACCAATCATAATACATAAAAGCATTcgtaaaataatttgaaaagtGAATGAAATCATAATCATCCAAGAGGAAGCTGAACAAACTTCCAATGACCCCACTATGCCCCCTTGTGGGCATTTAAATTACTTGATTTGATCTAAAATATATTACTATAAGGATGAAAGATTCAAATAGAATTCCTTCAACTCTTCAAATGGAAATAtacattttcaaaatttctgAATAATCCAGGGATATCAAGATTCTATTGCACGTGTCATAATATCAAGGCTCGCACATCAACATTCTAAGCCACCTTGTTGGCATTAGTTTTATCCAAATACACAAATTCCCATCTTCTAATTAATACATTGATCAAACATTAATTCAACCTCCACATTTCTAATAACCCCAACACATTTTGTGATTTTCTACAATAACCAAAGCTACctataatattttcattttttttgggtA
Proteins encoded in this window:
- the LOC121742381 gene encoding putative clathrin assembly protein At1g03050, whose amino-acid sequence is MAQSKIKQVIGAFKDHTSISLAKVSTASSSLSDLEVAIVKATRHGQNPPNQCYVAEILSLTCYSRSMVNSCIAIIARRLNRTKNWVVALKALLLVQRLLSQGGTAFEQDIFFTTRRGTRFLNLCDFRDSSRKAWDYSAFVRTYALYLDELLEFRMQGHAERGRDRKEEEDSGAVVVRATPVSEMDTEAVFARADHLMQLLQRFLACRPIGAAKHNRIVVVALYPILKESFQIYHCITEILATLIERFMQLDVPDMMQVHDIFSHVSKQYDELDGFYSWCKNVGIMRFHEYPNVGKISQPKLDIMDDFIHHKSSTLHSRKAIEPQQAALALAEEAWIEEPQKLLSPIKEETADDLKMTPAPQLHKKTREEGDLLNLYDNTPTAQDLGDQLALALFDGYPDTTPSTSTSSPWEAFNEPESGDWEMALVQSASHLSNQKPSLPQGFDPLIFNGMYQYGGMQASSGFYANGSASSLAGRPATLALPAPHSPANYGPNAFSLNNDPFAASLAIAPPAYVQMLEMEQKQMLLVQEQLLWQQYTRDGMHGQMGLANLQQQSPYQYIPNAYAAAH
- the LOC121742382 gene encoding uncharacterized protein LOC121742382, producing the protein MEELLNNKTFALHAAAAAASVSLGTAVTCPLDTLKVLVQVGSTGKRPLAAPDVYHRVRVLPGYSGWYSGVGWLSLGRTLGLGVRFGVYEILTAFYKDGREDDHLLLSEALLAGFASGTVESLISSPFEMIKVRAQVASASGNMPPPPIVEKSAVPPLVSRLLPRYSLDMNVMSKSIGLLSTLTNRNGNILHSLKEYPWMMTGSGKPPPVSNVRSNSIRNCFSGRMDGSLERL